The following coding sequences are from one Nicotiana tabacum cultivar K326 chromosome 1, ASM71507v2, whole genome shotgun sequence window:
- the LOC107816313 gene encoding uncharacterized protein LOC107816313, whose product MANTQNTRPTGTLASDTKKNPQVNAVMLRNGRVLVEVLKKKKEQSGLEEERVPKPVEVDERNKIESKHISERVPPPFPQRLRKKNDDHMFHKFLDMLKQIHLNIPLVDMLCEIPKYTKYIKDIVENKRRLTQFETVTLTKECTSRIQHKLSQKLKDPGSFTIPVRISEIHVGRALCYLGASINMMSLPVFKQLGLGAPRPTTVMLQLADRSYVYPEGVIEDILLQIGKFIFLSS is encoded by the coding sequence ATGGCTAACACTCAGAATACTAGACCTACTGGAACTCTCGCAAGTGATACAAAGAAAAATCCTCAAGTCAATGCAGTGATGTTGAGAAACGGGAGAGTGTTGGTAGAAGTGCTTAAGAAGAAAAAGGAGCAGTCTGGGCTTGAAGAAGAAAGAGTGCCAAAACCTGTAGAGGTAGATGAGAGAAACAAAATAGAGTCTAAGCACATATCAGAAAGGGTGCCACCCCCTTTTCCTCAAAgattgagaaagaagaatgatgaCCACATGTTTCACAAATTTCTAGATATGCTGAAGCAGATACACTTGAACATCCCTTTGGTGGACATGCTCTGTGAGATAccaaaatatacaaaatatattaaGGATATAGTGGAAAATAAGAGGAGGTTAACTCAGTTTGAGACCGTCACACTTACTAAGGAGTGCACTTCCAGGATTCAACATAAGCTTTcacaaaagcttaaggatccggGTAGTTTTACCATCCCCGTGAGGATTAGTGAAATCCATGTGGGTAGAGCCTTGTGTTATTTGGGTGCAAGTATCAATATGATGTCATTGCCAGTGTTCAAACAATTGGGCTTAGGAGCTCCGAGACCCACCACGGTGATGCTACAATTAGCTGATAGATCTTATGTTTATCCTGAGGGGGTAATTGAGGACATCTTGCTACAAATTGGGAAGTTTATTTTCTTATCATCTTGA